One Amycolatopsis sp. NBC_00355 genomic window carries:
- a CDS encoding GrpB family protein codes for MTSQEALSDDQLESAWVGGEPPKLDSTVTLVDYDPEWPKAFEREAERIRGVLGEQVLALEHVGSTSVPGLCAKPCVDIYLEVPDSDDESFYVPALEGAGYRLVIREPGWEKHRCFKGPDTNINLHTYSPGNGQASRYRLFRDRLRSHPEELERYAAKKRELAAREWKYIQNYADAKTEVVEEILGRARAEQYDDYSEAYAEHAGKSVTNALYDRPAVVDLAGDVEGKRVLDVGCAAGHLSALLAGRGADVLGVDASAGMVAVARKKFGDVARFEHADVSRPLDLADGSIDVITASLVLHYLKDWDATLAEFRRVLRPGGTLVFSVHHPGEDWHWFDKENYFEVELLEDDFGLGGRPHPVRFYRRPLSWMFGAVRDAGFAVDRLVEPMPVPGADEADPKWAKNLRTKPRFLYFRAVSPA; via the coding sequence ATGACCAGTCAAGAAGCGCTGAGCGACGACCAACTGGAGAGTGCCTGGGTCGGCGGTGAGCCGCCCAAGCTCGACTCGACCGTGACGCTCGTCGACTACGACCCGGAGTGGCCGAAGGCTTTCGAGCGCGAGGCCGAGCGGATCCGCGGTGTCCTGGGGGAGCAGGTGCTCGCCCTGGAGCACGTCGGGTCGACGTCGGTGCCCGGCCTGTGCGCGAAGCCGTGCGTCGACATCTACCTCGAGGTGCCGGACTCCGACGACGAGAGCTTCTACGTCCCGGCGCTGGAGGGCGCGGGCTACCGGCTCGTCATCCGCGAGCCGGGCTGGGAGAAGCACCGCTGCTTCAAGGGCCCGGACACGAACATCAACCTGCACACCTACTCGCCGGGCAACGGCCAGGCGTCGCGCTACCGGCTCTTCCGCGACCGCCTGCGGTCGCACCCGGAGGAGCTGGAGCGGTACGCGGCGAAGAAGCGCGAGCTGGCCGCGCGGGAGTGGAAGTACATCCAGAACTACGCCGACGCCAAGACCGAGGTGGTCGAGGAGATCCTCGGCCGGGCCCGGGCCGAGCAGTACGACGACTACAGCGAGGCCTACGCCGAGCACGCCGGGAAGTCCGTCACCAACGCCCTCTACGACCGGCCCGCGGTCGTGGACCTCGCCGGGGACGTCGAAGGCAAGCGCGTGCTGGACGTCGGCTGCGCGGCCGGGCACCTGAGCGCGCTGCTGGCCGGGCGGGGCGCCGACGTCCTGGGCGTCGACGCCAGCGCCGGGATGGTCGCCGTCGCGCGGAAGAAGTTCGGCGACGTCGCGCGCTTCGAGCACGCCGACGTCTCGCGGCCGCTCGACCTGGCGGACGGCTCGATCGACGTGATCACCGCGTCGCTCGTGCTGCACTACCTGAAGGACTGGGACGCCACCCTGGCCGAGTTCCGCCGGGTCCTGCGGCCCGGGGGCACGCTGGTGTTCTCGGTGCACCACCCCGGCGAGGACTGGCACTGGTTCGACAAGGAGAACTACTTCGAGGTCGAGCTGCTCGAAGACGACTTCGGGCTCGGCGGGCGGCCGCACCCGGTCCGGTTCTACCGGCGGCCGCTGAGCTGGATGTTCGGCGCGGTCCGCGACGCCGGTTTCGCCGTCGACCGGCTGGTCGAGCCGATGCCGGTGCCCGGGGCCGACGAAGCCGACCCGAAGTGGGCGAAGAACCTGCGGACCAAGCCGCGGTTCCTGTACTTCCGGGCGGTCAGTCCCGCTTAG
- a CDS encoding TetR/AcrR family transcriptional regulator — protein MPKSEETRSLIVTTAMRLFTENGYDRTTMRAIAAEAGVSVGNAYYYFSSKEQLIQGFYDEIARLHLDAARAQLVHETRFADRLKTVLLCWLELAEPYHRFGTQFFVNAADPESPLSPFSEESSAARTASIELMREVVDGSDVKLDPELRAQLPELLWLFQMGVVLFWVHDRSAGEKRSRMLVERSVPLLARLAALSRLRVFRPVSREIVDLIQDLAKRD, from the coding sequence GTGCCCAAGAGCGAGGAAACGCGGTCCCTGATCGTCACCACCGCCATGCGGTTGTTCACCGAGAACGGGTACGACCGCACGACGATGCGCGCGATCGCCGCCGAGGCCGGGGTCTCGGTCGGGAACGCGTACTACTACTTCTCCTCGAAGGAACAGCTGATCCAGGGGTTCTACGACGAGATCGCGCGGCTGCACCTCGACGCCGCCCGCGCGCAGCTCGTGCACGAGACTCGCTTCGCCGACCGCCTGAAGACGGTTTTGCTGTGCTGGCTCGAGCTGGCCGAGCCCTACCACCGCTTCGGGACGCAGTTCTTCGTCAACGCGGCCGACCCGGAGTCCCCGCTGAGCCCGTTCAGCGAGGAGTCCTCGGCCGCCCGCACCGCCTCGATCGAGCTGATGCGCGAGGTCGTCGACGGCTCCGACGTCAAGCTCGACCCGGAGCTGCGGGCGCAGCTGCCCGAGCTGCTCTGGCTCTTCCAGATGGGCGTGGTGCTCTTCTGGGTGCACGACCGCTCGGCCGGCGAGAAGCGCAGCCGGATGCTGGTCGAGCGCAGTGTCCCGCTGCTCGCCCGGCTGGCCGCGCTCTCCCGGCTGCGGGTGTTCCGCCCCGTCAGCCGGGAGATCGTCGACCTGATCCAGGACCTCGCTAAGCGGGACTGA